The Couchioplanes caeruleus sequence GCCGGAGACTACGCGAGGATCACTGCTTTGCCGATACCGCGCGCAAAAGCGGTAGCGCCTTGTCCGCGGCAGGAGAGTGCAACCGACCGTCAACGATGGAATGCGGTATGACGGTCAGGTGCTACCCATGCTGGAGAGAGCGGTACAGGCTCGGCGTCTGACGTATTCATCGCCATCTTGCGCGAGCCGCCTCAAAGGTTCGATGGCCCGCTCACCTAAGGCAGCCGGGAGGATCATCGCGATCTGCCACCGTGCCTGGGAGTCGGGATACTCAAGAGCCAGCGGCAGCAGACCTTCGACGACTCGAGGCGCAGCGCTCAACATCTCAGCGATCTGCTCGTCTTCGTTGTCGCGAGCCAAGATGTAGAGCAGCTCCCGGCGTTCCAGGTCACTAAGCTCCGGCGAGGTTTCGATGTGCCGGCGTGCCGCGTCCCAAGCTCATCCCAGTGGGGGTAGTTGCACTCCCACTCGCCGCCATGGCCGAGTCCGAGCACATCGGGTGCACCGCTGTCGACCCAGATGCGAAACCGACGCACCTCGTAGGCGAATGAATCCATTGCTTAAGTCCTACCTGATGTGGGGACGATCCCGGCGAGGTTGGCGGCTCTAAACGCCAGTCGGTGAAGCTTCCGCCTGCAGCTCCAGATCTGCATGACGGCACACGACCGCGGGCACGGCTGCAAGCGATGCTCTCAGGTCGGTTGGATCGAGCCCCGGCCAGCGAGCACT is a genomic window containing:
- a CDS encoding HEAT repeat domain-containing protein, which translates into the protein MLSAAPRVVEGLLPLALEYPDSQARWQIAMILPAALGERAIEPLRRLAQDGDEYVRRRACTALSSMGST